From Chryseobacterium shandongense, the proteins below share one genomic window:
- a CDS encoding DUF3667 domain-containing protein produces the protein MSHNKCLNCNSETENNYCSHCGQKTSTHRFSLQHFLAHDLVHGVFHLDKGFLYTVKELFTRPGHSIREYVQGKRVKHFNAFTAIIFVLTITLVVSGATKVKSTEIYNQEQLSEYSKLLRDYYKLIILSGIPFYALGSYFIFKKTKQNYTENLVLNTYLTIGILILGLIFPIITIFYTNTEVLYYLKVITPILTILYIFWFYYEYFSAFDYRKISLVIRIILITVYIMLFNGAVNTLANKIGVFLQH, from the coding sequence ATGAGTCACAACAAATGCCTGAACTGCAACAGCGAAACAGAAAACAACTATTGTTCTCACTGTGGACAAAAAACCTCCACCCACCGTTTTTCTTTGCAGCATTTCCTGGCGCATGATCTTGTGCACGGCGTCTTTCATCTGGATAAAGGATTTTTATATACTGTTAAAGAGCTTTTTACCAGGCCCGGACATAGTATCAGGGAATATGTTCAGGGAAAAAGGGTAAAACATTTCAATGCATTTACCGCTATTATTTTCGTACTTACCATCACGTTGGTCGTCAGCGGTGCAACGAAAGTAAAATCCACTGAAATTTACAATCAGGAGCAATTGAGCGAATATTCCAAATTGCTAAGAGACTACTATAAACTCATTATTTTATCAGGGATTCCTTTTTATGCATTAGGAAGCTATTTTATTTTTAAAAAAACAAAACAGAATTATACGGAAAATCTTGTCCTGAATACGTATCTCACCATTGGCATCCTGATTCTTGGTCTTATTTTCCCGATTATTACCATATTTTATACCAATACGGAAGTATTATATTATCTGAAAGTGATCACTCCTATACTCACAATCTTGTATATTTTCTGGTTTTATTATGAGTACTTTTCAGCATTTGATTACAGAAAAATTTCACTCGTAATAAGAATTATTTTGATTACAGTATATATTATGCTGTTTAATGGTGCAGTCAATACATTAGCGAATAAAATAGGTGTATTCTTACAGCATTAA
- a CDS encoding response regulator transcription factor, with the protein MSANDINSFFDSRNTVEASSDLGDETLHYLEPIKSFARATYTSIYVIDYEKQGFEFVSDNALFLCGNTPEEVLQMGYAFYFKHVPESDLQMLLKINNAGFDFYEKIPVSERKEYSISYDFHIKNQEGRLILINHKLTPMFLTKQGKIWKAVCIVSLSSGKEAGNVKIYKKGVNKVYNYDLEMDTWKVTEQVSLSKREKEILQLSTRGLTINEIADAIFVSPDTVKFHRRKLFEKLEVTNISEAIIFATNNMLI; encoded by the coding sequence ATGAGTGCAAATGACATCAACTCTTTTTTTGATTCAAGAAACACGGTTGAAGCTTCATCAGATTTAGGTGATGAGACACTCCATTATCTTGAACCCATCAAATCTTTTGCCCGTGCTACTTACACCAGTATCTACGTAATCGACTATGAAAAACAGGGATTTGAGTTTGTTTCCGACAATGCTCTTTTTCTGTGCGGGAATACCCCGGAAGAAGTCCTTCAAATGGGATACGCTTTTTACTTCAAGCATGTACCGGAAAGCGATCTGCAAATGCTGCTGAAAATTAACAATGCAGGCTTTGATTTTTACGAAAAGATTCCTGTTTCCGAAAGGAAAGAGTATAGTATTTCTTACGATTTTCATATTAAAAACCAAGAAGGAAGGCTCATCCTGATCAATCATAAACTTACTCCCATGTTTTTAACCAAACAGGGGAAAATCTGGAAGGCAGTATGTATTGTCTCACTGTCATCTGGTAAAGAAGCCGGTAATGTGAAGATTTATAAGAAAGGAGTAAATAAGGTCTACAACTATGATCTAGAAATGGATACCTGGAAAGTTACCGAACAGGTTTCCCTGTCAAAAAGAGAGAAAGAAATCCTTCAGCTTTCTACGAGAGGACTTACCATTAATGAAATTGCTGACGCTATTTTCGTCTCGCCGGATACGGTAAAATTCCACCGAAGAAAGCTTTTTGAAAAGCTTGAAGTAACCAATATTTCGGAAGCAATTATTTTCGCAACCAATAATATGCTGATTTGA
- a CDS encoding class I SAM-dependent methyltransferase translates to MKKSFYELCKDAGTDKVMHHGYHFFYPSFLEKLRNEKFTMLEIGYGSGESAKMWCEYFPYTSFFCIDIDTEAVHSERCRIIKADQSKKEDLQKITGKIGSAKLIIDDGSHNPRHQFDTFMYLFENLLEEGGIYIIEDIETNYWKPNAGLYGRFVGDFNLMKSISSFPDMINHEFSKIQNTLKISTVTYGQNCIIITKRTLEEQLYFDRKYRFEIFTS, encoded by the coding sequence ATGAAAAAATCATTTTACGAATTGTGCAAAGATGCCGGTACCGATAAGGTAATGCATCATGGTTATCATTTTTTTTATCCTTCTTTTTTAGAAAAACTAAGAAATGAGAAATTCACCATGCTTGAAATCGGATATGGTTCCGGGGAATCTGCGAAGATGTGGTGCGAATATTTTCCTTACACCAGCTTTTTCTGTATTGATATCGATACTGAAGCTGTACACAGTGAGCGATGCCGAATAATTAAAGCAGACCAATCTAAGAAAGAAGATTTACAAAAAATAACAGGGAAAATAGGATCTGCAAAGCTCATCATTGATGATGGCAGTCACAATCCCAGACATCAGTTCGATACTTTTATGTATTTGTTTGAAAATCTATTAGAAGAAGGCGGCATTTATATTATCGAAGATATTGAAACGAATTATTGGAAACCCAATGCCGGACTTTATGGTCGTTTTGTAGGAGATTTTAATTTAATGAAAAGCATAAGCTCTTTTCCCGATATGATTAACCATGAATTTTCGAAAATCCAGAATACATTGAAGATTTCAACAGTCACTTACGGACAAAACTGTATCATTATTACCAAAAGAACCCTAGAAGAACAGTTATATTTTGACAGAAAATATAGATTCGAGATTTTTACATCCTAA
- a CDS encoding glycosyltransferase family protein: MNILTIPYFAGGLSHLIPLYVLQQKYLKHSIGVKNHFLVNSGSQNFLTMQGVACVPLNYSLEENPLIPENSEKIKEQLLEMEKKAYEIVKPSVIIEDTSFFTPLIAEKNNLPRISIQRTGIFRSIDKKFRNANHVHSLEKGNNSSKSDGFSDSHNTETATNMESDLYFLQQYAKPKAKIVPGIPTIERLPENIKNKDSYFYSGPLIVMDKPSKNLTERLYEFLKINEEKSIVFITTGTIDKTPIENYIEFFVQKNYAVITTCDHPVNEKYKQEVFYNKLLPLNYICGISNLVIHQCGSGMYHYPIMNRVPSLTVGTQCYDREDVALRLQELGVSAHIPHPDDNADYWNIFLDMVDKFEKNTLINYKMMDQLRTEIEETMSGFKIEKVIEYALA, translated from the coding sequence CTTATTTTGCAGGAGGCCTTTCACACCTGATTCCTTTATATGTTTTGCAGCAGAAATACCTGAAACACAGCATCGGAGTAAAGAATCATTTTTTAGTAAACAGCGGTTCACAAAATTTTCTAACCATGCAGGGAGTTGCATGTGTACCTCTCAATTATAGTTTAGAAGAAAATCCGCTGATTCCCGAAAACTCGGAGAAAATAAAAGAACAATTGCTGGAAATGGAAAAAAAAGCATATGAGATAGTGAAACCATCAGTAATTATTGAAGATACTTCTTTTTTTACTCCTCTTATTGCTGAAAAAAATAACCTGCCTCGAATTTCAATTCAAAGGACAGGAATTTTTAGATCTATTGACAAAAAATTTAGAAATGCCAATCATGTTCATTCTCTGGAAAAAGGAAATAACAGCAGCAAATCTGATGGTTTTTCGGACTCTCACAATACAGAAACAGCAACAAATATGGAATCTGACCTGTATTTTCTTCAGCAATATGCAAAGCCGAAAGCCAAAATCGTCCCGGGAATACCTACCATCGAACGGTTGCCGGAGAATATAAAAAACAAAGATTCTTATTTCTATTCCGGGCCTTTGATTGTTATGGATAAGCCTTCAAAAAATTTAACCGAAAGACTATATGAATTTTTGAAGATCAATGAAGAAAAATCCATTGTATTTATCACAACGGGTACAATAGACAAAACACCAATTGAAAATTATATTGAGTTCTTTGTTCAAAAAAATTATGCGGTGATTACAACCTGCGATCATCCTGTAAACGAAAAATATAAGCAGGAAGTTTTTTACAATAAATTGCTTCCGCTGAATTACATCTGCGGAATTTCAAATCTGGTTATCCACCAATGCGGTTCCGGTATGTACCACTATCCTATTATGAACCGGGTCCCTTCTCTTACAGTAGGAACGCAATGCTACGACCGCGAAGATGTGGCACTAAGACTGCAGGAGCTCGGAGTTTCCGCGCATATTCCTCATCCCGACGATAATGCTGACTATTGGAATATTTTTCTTGATATGGTAGATAAATTTGAAAAAAACACATTAATCAATTACAAAATGATGGATCAGCTAAGAACCGAAATCGAAGAAACAATGTCGGGTTTTAAAATAGAAAAAGTTATCGAATATGCATTAGCATAA
- a CDS encoding helix-turn-helix domain-containing protein, giving the protein MNTMTNTIDWTSPDVLSQIVHNIKNPLETIITASKQNERPVHEIIFNSSKQINSLIEELLTEIKSKSVSLTFHERPDIFGIYEANENVQCMCAKKINPSKITKLDQNWLLNLEKEIYRSINQNDINIYDLAYKMAVSERQLHRKINSLLYLSPNKYIRILRLHKAKELIDNYIQNSISQVAYAVGYNDVHYFSKLFVAQYNMSPKELIHSLK; this is encoded by the coding sequence ATGAATACGATGACTAACACTATCGACTGGACTTCACCGGATGTCTTGAGCCAGATTGTCCACAACATTAAAAATCCTCTGGAAACAATTATTACGGCCAGCAAACAAAATGAAAGACCAGTGCATGAGATCATTTTCAACAGCAGCAAACAAATCAATAGCCTGATTGAAGAACTTTTAACGGAAATAAAATCCAAATCTGTAAGCCTGACGTTTCATGAGCGCCCCGATATATTCGGAATTTATGAAGCCAACGAAAACGTTCAGTGCATGTGTGCAAAAAAAATCAATCCTTCCAAAATAACAAAACTTGACCAGAACTGGCTATTAAATCTTGAAAAAGAAATATATAGATCCATCAACCAGAATGATATCAATATCTATGATCTTGCTTATAAAATGGCAGTGAGTGAGAGACAGCTTCACAGGAAAATAAACAGCCTGCTATATCTCTCACCCAACAAATATATCAGAATTCTTCGCCTGCACAAAGCTAAAGAACTGATTGACAATTATATCCAGAACTCAATTTCACAAGTAGCATATGCAGTAGGTTACAATGATGTTCATTATTTCTCAAAACTATTTGTAGCACAATATAATATGTCACCGAAAGAGCTTATTCATTCTTTAAAATAA